One Klebsiella electrica genomic window, CGAATGGTTCAACGTACAGAATCTCTATTTGCTTCGCTTCGCCGTTAGACAGGGTAATCACCGGTTCGATGCCTTTTGGCGCAGCGGCCTTCAGGTCCCCGCCGACGAAATCAATGGCAAAACGGCGCGCCCATTTGTCCGGGTAGTGTTCGCCCGGCGCCCAGCCTTCCGGGAAACCGCCCATCCCGGTGCGGGTGGCCATCACCCGAGCCAGCGGTGAACGCACCGGTGGCTGCGCGCTCCAGTACAGGCGATAGCTAAAGTCCAGCTCATCACCGGCCTTGATCGCTTTTTCCGGCTGCCAGAAGCAGACGATGTTATCCAGCGTCTCACCGGTGGTGGGGATCTCCATCAGGCTGACGGCCCCTTTACCCCACTGGTTACGCGGCTCGACCCACAGGCTCGGACGCTTGTTGTACCAGCCCATAATGTCCTGGTAATGGCTGAAATCGCGATCGAGCTGCAGCAGACCAAAGCCGCGCGGGTTCTTGTCCTGGAAGGCGTTGAACTGCAGTTTTTGCGGGTTGTTCAGCGGACGGCAGACCCACTCGCCGTTGCCGAGCCACATGGCGAGACGGTCGGAGTCGTGAATTTGCGGGTGGATGGTATCGCACATCCGGCGCTCGTTGTTGCCGCAGCTGAACATACTGGTCATCGGCGCAATCCCCAGCTGTTTAATATCTTTGCGGGCGTAGATGTGGTTTTCCACATCCATAATCACCTGCGTCTCCTGGCAGTTGATGACAAATTTATAGGCGCCGGTGACGCTCGGGCTGTCGAGCAGCGCATACACGGTAAAGACCGTCGCGCCCGGCTTAACCGTCTCGAACCAGAACGAGGTAAAGTCCGGGAACTCTTCCGGGGTATCGGTAAAGGTATCGACCGCCAGACCACGAGCGGAGAGCCCGTACTGGTAGGTACTGTCCACCGCGCGGAAGTAGCTGGCGCCGAGGAAGGCGACGATATCGCGGCGCGCCAGCTCCGGCGCTTTAAACACGCGGAATCCGGCAAAACCGAGGTCGGTTTGCCCGACCAGCTGTCTGGTGTCTACGCCGGCGTTGTTGTAGTTAAACAGCTCCGGGCGGAAGTGAATTTCCCGCGCCTGCTGGGTTTGCGAATCCAGCGAGAACATGCGCACGCGGCGGCGAAAACCCATACCGACGTGGAAAAACTGGATGTCCAGCTTGCGGTCATCGATATTATTCCACAGCGAATGTCCCGCATCGTACTGAATGCTGTTGTAGGCCTGCGGGGTCAGATTGGCCAGCGTTGACGGCAGGTCGCGCGGGGCGCCGCCCCACGGCTGACGCGAGAGATCGTGGGCCATCGATTGCAAAACGGTAAAGTCAAAACGGCGCGTCATCCCATCAGCAATGCCCGATTCCTCGGCAAGCGCGGCGTTAGAAAAAAGTGAAGCGACCCCTGACGTTCCGCATACGGCGGCAACAGCCATGGAAGATTTGAGAAAACGTCTGCGATTCATGCCTGAGAAAGCATCCTTCTGTTATGCCAATGGGTACGCAACGCGACAAACTGATGCGCCGTGAATTTCGCCCACTCTAGACAAAAACGGTTGATAATCCAATTGTTGGCGACAGAAAAAACGTTAAAAAAATTCTCTCCATCGGAGCAGACTGAATTGTCTTTTACCGGGCCGTCTGACCGAAGGCCAGCGCTCGCAGTCTCAATATAGCCGCGTCGTCCTCATCGCCCAGGGCGAGAACGGCGTTGTCATGTCGTCCCGGCGGTGGGCCATTTGCCACAGTCAATATGGCCTCAGAGATAAACGGCATCGCGGACAGAGTTGATATTAATCAGCTCAGATAGCGGTTCTCTTTTTTATAGTGAAATAAATAATCACAACAGCTGCTATTTTATTTCTTTATGTGATACCTGACACCATGAATATAACAAAAGCAAATCTGAAAGATCTCCCCACCCTCCTCGACATTCAGAAAGAGGCCTACCTGGCTGAAGCGGATATCTATTCTGACTACGCGATCCCACCGTTAACTGAAACCCTTATTGATTTTACCCAAGCGCTGTCCAGTAGCGTGGTGCTCAAGGCAGAGCTGGAGGGGGTTGCGGTGGCCTCGGTGCGCGCCAGGCTGAAAGGTGAAATCTGCGAAATCGGGCGTCTCAGCGTCAGTCCACACTATCAAAAAAGAGGCATCGGTCGTTCACTGCTGCTGGCTTGTGAAGCCCTTTTCCCCTCATCACGTTATTGTGAGCTGTTTACCGGCTCGCGAAGTGAGGCCAATATACGGTTGTATGAAAGTTTAGGTTACCGTCGTATCAGAACCGACGTACTGTCCCGCAAAGTCACATTGATTTATTTGAGAAAAGTTTTACCGGGAACATATTAATAATAGCGGCTCGCCCGAATGCGCAAACGTTCAGATGTACTGGCGCAAACGAGGCGCTTCGCGGGCGAATCGAAGGCTTAACCTGACAACAAATCTGAGAGGACAGACAACTTCGCGGAAAACCCCGTCAATCAAGGACATCCTTGATTGCTTTTTAGCTGACGACAACAGAGGGGAAATCATATTCCCCTCTGTCAGCGACTTCAGTCCGGTAAAAGAGCCTGCAGGCTGCTCTGCGGTCGGTAGCCGAGCGCAAAAAGCGATTATTTGATGCTCACATCAATCCCCGGGAAGTATTTGGCCGCCAGACGAGTGATGGTGCCGTCAGCGCGAACCTTGTCGATTGCCGCGTCGAGCTGTTTTTTGATCGCCTCGTCGCCTTTGCGCAGGCCGTAGCCGATCCCGCTGCCGAGAATCGTATCGTCAGCCACCGGTT contains:
- a CDS encoding glucan biosynthesis protein D — protein: MNRRRFLKSSMAVAAVCGTSGVASLFSNAALAEESGIADGMTRRFDFTVLQSMAHDLSRQPWGGAPRDLPSTLANLTPQAYNSIQYDAGHSLWNNIDDRKLDIQFFHVGMGFRRRVRMFSLDSQTQQAREIHFRPELFNYNNAGVDTRQLVGQTDLGFAGFRVFKAPELARRDIVAFLGASYFRAVDSTYQYGLSARGLAVDTFTDTPEEFPDFTSFWFETVKPGATVFTVYALLDSPSVTGAYKFVINCQETQVIMDVENHIYARKDIKQLGIAPMTSMFSCGNNERRMCDTIHPQIHDSDRLAMWLGNGEWVCRPLNNPQKLQFNAFQDKNPRGFGLLQLDRDFSHYQDIMGWYNKRPSLWVEPRNQWGKGAVSLMEIPTTGETLDNIVCFWQPEKAIKAGDELDFSYRLYWSAQPPVRSPLARVMATRTGMGGFPEGWAPGEHYPDKWARRFAIDFVGGDLKAAAPKGIEPVITLSNGEAKQIEILYVEPFDGYRIQFDWYPTNDSTDPVEMRMFLRCQGNAISETWLYQYFPPAPDKRNYVDDRVMK
- a CDS encoding GNAT family N-acetyltransferase; this translates as MNITKANLKDLPTLLDIQKEAYLAEADIYSDYAIPPLTETLIDFTQALSSSVVLKAELEGVAVASVRARLKGEICEIGRLSVSPHYQKRGIGRSLLLACEALFPSSRYCELFTGSRSEANIRLYESLGYRRIRTDVLSRKVTLIYLRKVLPGTY